The proteins below are encoded in one region of Phaseolus vulgaris cultivar G19833 chromosome 1, P. vulgaris v2.0, whole genome shotgun sequence:
- the LOC137815417 gene encoding protein TRACHEARY ELEMENT DIFFERENTIATION-RELATED 7-like gives MASIQPNNFSYPRFPPPPPPPPPPPPPPPHSFPPPPPSPFGSPPPPHQFSPPPPKVRPPPPPRPIRPSPPPPPRPVRPPPAPLPPSPSPSNPTVIIVVVVSLGGLLLLSMLAFALFCCVQRKKKKTTQETDVIHFDEHRRVNETIVPGPFGRNTVVVTVEDDVHIDEEIIKSEKVGHNLHAKSSSPPEADQGSSSSIAQVADTHPSAPQHHDGDHHQLENKP, from the coding sequence ATGGCTTCAATTCAACCCAACAACTTTTCCTACCCACGTTTCCCTCCTCCTCCACCGccgccaccaccaccaccaccaccacccccGCATTCatttcctcctcctcctccatcaccatTTGGATCGCCGCCGCCACCTCATCAATTTTCTCCTCCACCCCCAAAGGTGCGGCCACCGCCGCCACCTCGTCCCATTCGTCCTTCTCCACCGCCACCACCTCGCCCGGTTCGTCCTCCCCCTGCCCCTCTTCCACCTTCACCCTCTCCAAGCAACCCCACAGTCATAATAGTCGTGGTTGTCTCACTGGGTGGCCTCTTGCTCCTCTCAATGCTTGCTTTTGCTCTGTTCTGCTGCGttcagaggaagaagaagaagacgacgcAAGAAACCGATGTTATTCACTTTGATGAGCACAGAAGGGTAAACGAAACCATCGTGCCTGGTCCTTTCGGACGTAACACAGTGGTGGTAACTGTTGAAGATGATGTGCATATCGATGAAGAAATCATCAAGAGTGAGAAAGTTGGTCACAATTTGCATGCAAAATCATCTTCTCCACCTGAAGCAGATCAAGGTTCTTCTAGCAGCATTGCTCAGGTGGCAGATACTCATCCTTCTGCACCTCAACATCACGATGGTGATCATCACCAGCTTGAAAACAAGCCATGA